tattgtaatgttaaagttttactcatagcttatattatactatcaagcactgagaatagtcgagcgcgctgtcaactgaaaGCTCTTGTTAATAAATGAATCTTATTTCATCCTGTTCTTCAAATAATGTAGATATTCACAAAGAAATGTGTGACAGCTAGTGGGTAATATTTTTGAAGGGtcacaaattttaaagtgatCTGTCTgatttttatcaagaaatggatttgttccacctctgattcatgtggggaagttggcagttacttgcagagaacaggtttgtactggtacagaatccaggaacactggttaggttaactgcccgccgttatatgactgaaatactgttgaaaaacggcgttaaacccaaaacaaacaaacaaacaaacaaattttacattCGTTATATTTAGCCATTTAAGGTCCTCTCAACAAAATGCATGCTGCAGAGATTTTGCCTATGCTTTTCAAGATACTACTTtaacattttgtgatttttgtaGGTGAAAGGGAAAAGTGAAGAAGAGGTTGAAGAAGAATATAATGACAAGTTTTCTGGTAAAGCAACAAAAGGCCAAGATATAAAGTTCTTTATACCAGGTATGAAGAAAAAAGAATTCAGTTGCTAAAacagaagatatttaaagtttcataATATTTAGCAGTAAAAGTGTGTAACTTTCTTGAAGTGACAAAGCTGTCAGATATAAAAAATACTTATTTGAGCAATATTTCTCTGTTTCTGttatctttatcaaaatattttaattctgatAGTTAtctttaccaaaatattttaattctgattttcttttaagtcttacctttaaaatatatacatatctgAAAGCTTAGTTATTGAGGTCAGTACCGTATAATGTTCGCTTATAAGATgcactcgcttataagacgcaagCCGAAATTAGACATGCAGTCTggggtttcttttttttatatttacttgtaGTACACGCTTATAAGATGCTCCCCACTCatgaactggaaatatgactcctGATAGTGcatcttataagcgaaaatatatggtatatatattaAAGATGGTAATGAGAATAACTGCCTCATTAGTAGACACAAAAGTATGTATGTATAAGAACCTTACAGATTGTATCAACTATAACAACTGTCTATGGCAGTGGTGAAAAGTTTTGGACTtagttttgttacagtttctggTTATTTGgcatcatgaagtccattcattGTGATTATATGAAAAGTTCTGCTTTAAAGAGGGTGCGGGGGCACAATATtcctttacctctcatgaacagactccgtAAAACCGAGTCTTTTCtgtttttgcttggttgcattttatgctttcaaaggatcttcttatctattttatttttatcacagGAGGTTACAATTTCATATGCATAGTAAATCCGAGAATGTTAGTGTTATTCTAAAATTGTCTGATTACTGGGTAAATCTACATGTTTAAAACATGCAAGTCTGCTTTTAATAATTGAACATTTAAGGCTATATTTTATTCATGAACACATTCAATGCATTGTTTTGAATATTGACAACCCAGATGCTTATTTAAACATACAAGGAAATCTTAAGATATGCGCATACCCTTACAAGTATGAAATCATATCTCTCCACCGTTAGCAGTACATTGTATTTCATCAATATTCTAATTGTCTGTTCCAGATAAAGAATTTTTTACCCCGATGGGGAAGTCGAAGAGAGGTGACTGGTTAGCAGAACACGAAGAATCAGGACAGACTTACAAACAGTTTATTACAGGTGATCTAATTATCATAGCATTCCTTGTGACGGTTTTTCTGCCACTAATTATTTCCGATATGTCCTTGCACATAAGTCAGCCAAGGCTAAGACTCTAAGACAGTAACTATAAGGTCAATCAAAATTTGTCCATCACCTCTgctttattaactatcacaacggTAGTCTTTAAGTGCTATGTGGCGGctttgtgttgttatattttctggtcctttgggatcgtgGAGTCCATTCTATGTTTATTGATAATAGAGGTCAGCTCAAACGTGTATTAGGAGGCATCATTTCATTTACGgagcctgctattatttttcttggttgcgttctgtgtttccaaaggatcttcttacaggttttattaaaacttaacaaagcaaacaaatatatttattcttctCCCTCATAAAGTATAAGTTTAATATATCGTCGCCTTATTTCCATAATGCTTTAACTAGCTTTTTGATAGTTTTGGGAAACAACGTTTAGAGATTTGAGTGACAATGACTACACTACTAACAGACTTGTTGAACTAAAATTTAGCCAGTTTGTTTGTTCTACAAAACCACAAATTCACCATCCAACAGATGTCATAGGTATGTACCTAATGGCACTAAAATCttaattttgccaaaaatggaCTTACGGCACTCTGGAATTAAGGCGACGATATATAAAACTATGAAAGTAAAGACCCCTCTAATAAAACTGCTTAATATAAGTATTTCAGTAATCCAGTAGTATTATCTATGCTTAAGGAATATCTGGGGCCAAGATAATAATCACCACACTAGTTTAAATGTCAAAAGTTTTATTTATGCTGCAGGTGAGTACCGGGGCCCAGACAAGATTCATCACACCATTTATCTTGCACCAGTGACATTTAAAGAAGACGCATTACCTGAGCAGGTCCTGCAACCTCTGAAAACTTTTGCAGAAATATTCTTCGGAATGAAGGTTAACTGCATGGAAGAGCGTAACTTAGTTGGTAAAGTGTCAGATAGATTTAAGAATGATATCTTTCAAGTTAAAGCGAGTCAGATCCTGGATAGACTTGATGAAAAAGTGCCAAAAGATGCATTCTGTGTAGCTGGGATAACAATGTGCGATTTGTATCCAAAAAAGGAATGGAACTTTGTATTTGGATTAGCACGTTCACCTGGATGTACAGGTGTATACTCATTGGCCAGATACCTTTCAAATTTTGGAGAAAGTACATATACACACATAAATTTAGACAGGTAGGTAAAACTTTAAACTGCATGTGTTACCTTTCTGTTGGTCCTTACAGAAGTAAATTCTGTTTGGAAGTTCATTTACCTGAAAACACGCAAGAttacattcattcataaattcaTAGTAAATTGGTATTCTTAGTCTGATATTGGACTGGTGTAttcttcaacaatatttcagttatgtaatgagtCAATTAACCTAACTGATGTTCATGAATTTTGTATCAGTACTTATTTGTTCTTCTCTACACATGAATCCGAGGTGGTGGAAAAATTACTCCGGTAAACAGTTTAATTCTTGCAAGGAGCAGAGAGTAGACTATATAAGGTTTCTTTTTATTTGCAGTGATCCAATACCTACAATCTTAGTCAGGGCTTGCAAGACTATGTGCCATGAAATGGGTCACATGTTTGGACTGCGTCACTGTACTCACTTTCATTGTCTCATGAATGGTTCCAATCATTTAAAGGAGTCTGATTCCCAGCCCAGCTTCCTGTGTCCTATCTGCTTGAGAAAGTTACATCATGTGTGTAAGTTTGATATCATACAGCGCTACAAGGACATGAAGGACTTTTGGTCAGAGCAGGGTTTGAAGTCGCAAGCAGACTGGTTGGAAAGGAGGTTAAATAAACTGTTATCTTGAGTTTTCCTGGAACAAATTTGGGAACCAGTCTTAGAATGCAACATCACCATTGGTTACTTTCAAGATAGTGCTCAAAGGTTACAAGTCTGATTATAAAATGTTGAGACTGGTTCCCAAACTCTACTTTATAAACTGAGACACTTGTTTCTTTTGTGCATCAGTTTGGAAACAgcaagtttttttcctttttactgCTTTTCATGTTTCCTTAATTGTGCATTTATGTTCCATTAGCACATCTGTCATTGAATTGAGATTCAGATAGCAATTATGGTTACGGATGAAAGGGATACCAAAGAAAAGTTACCGTTATTGAATTTACTCAATAATAAGATCAGTGACTGTTAGTTCATCTATACTTTTTAGCCCACCCGAGTATGAAGTGCTAATGATGACGTTTTAAACTTTGCTGGATGTTAGTTGTCTGTCcatattttcttaaaagaatATCTCTTCCCTAACCACTGACCTAATTTCAACCAgatttcacaggaatgttccttggctATCAACTTTCAGAATCATTCCTTCAGATATATCTCATCCTTGCATGGCAACCAAAGAAAAAAActcctttaaaaaaaacactgcttgcatgattttgaaataatttcacagaaatattcctAGGGTGATACCAATTTCTTTAAATTCATTCtgtatttagctcacctgtcacgtagtgacagggtgaggtTTTGTGgctcttcgtccgtcgtccgtccacaatttccttgtgaacacgatatagaccacatttttagctcgactattcgaagaataggggagctatcctactcgcccc
The Mercenaria mercenaria strain notata chromosome 10, MADL_Memer_1, whole genome shotgun sequence genome window above contains:
- the LOC128559744 gene encoding archaemetzincin-2-like, giving the protein MAAVTASRRHRMSLTDDKLLEAIGIQEITVKGKSEEEVEEEYNDKFSGKATKGQDIKFFIPDKEFFTPMGKSKRGDWLAEHEESGQTYKQFITGEYRGPDKIHHTIYLAPVTFKEDALPEQVLQPLKTFAEIFFGMKVNCMEERNLVGKVSDRFKNDIFQVKASQILDRLDEKVPKDAFCVAGITMCDLYPKKEWNFVFGLARSPGCTGVYSLARYLSNFGESTYTHINLDSDPIPTILVRACKTMCHEMGHMFGLRHCTHFHCLMNGSNHLKESDSQPSFLCPICLRKLHHVCKFDIIQRYKDMKDFWSEQGLKSQADWLERRLNKLLS